In one window of Deinococcus ruber DNA:
- a CDS encoding VOC family protein: MDITIHQTFLPHTDPAASLAFYRDTLGFTVLNDTGYNGMHWITVGPEGRGGMSIVLYPPQATPGVTDDERRTIAEMMAKGSYATIILATADLDSIFERLQASNAELVQEPTEQPYGVRDCAFRDPAGNLIRIQQRKEQAV, from the coding sequence ATGGACATCACCATTCACCAGACGTTCCTGCCGCACACCGACCCAGCTGCCTCGCTTGCCTTTTACCGAGACACCCTCGGCTTCACAGTCCTCAACGACACGGGATACAACGGGATGCACTGGATCACGGTCGGCCCTGAAGGTCGGGGCGGGATGTCTATCGTGCTGTACCCGCCGCAGGCCACACCCGGCGTCACCGATGACGAGCGCCGAACCATTGCCGAGATGATGGCGAAGGGCAGCTACGCCACCATTATCCTCGCTACTGCCGACCTTGACAGCATCTTCGAGCGGCTTCAGGCCAGCAATGCCGAACTCGTGCAGGAGCCGACAGAGCAGCCGTACGGCGTCCGCGACTGCGCCTTCCGTGACCCGGCAGGCAACCTGATCCGCATCCAGCAGCGCAAGGAGCAGGCGGTATGA
- a CDS encoding helix-turn-helix transcriptional regulator — MPRPPATGAHLHELARLRRVRDRIDREYAQPLNAEALAHDVNMSAGHLSRQFRLAYGESPYSYLMTRRIERAMALLRRGDLSVTDVCFEVGCASLGTFSTRFTELVGMSPSAYRLQVAGGTAGLPACVEKQVTRPIRNKTDQE; from the coding sequence ATGCCCCGCCCTCCTGCTACCGGAGCGCACCTGCACGAGCTTGCACGGCTCCGGCGGGTGCGCGACCGCATTGACCGGGAGTATGCACAGCCGCTCAACGCCGAAGCGCTCGCCCATGACGTGAACATGTCGGCTGGGCACCTGAGCCGCCAGTTTCGGCTGGCCTACGGTGAATCGCCGTACAGCTACCTGATGACGCGCCGCATCGAGCGTGCCATGGCACTGCTCCGCCGGGGCGATCTCAGTGTCACCGACGTGTGTTTCGAGGTCGGCTGCGCGTCGCTGGGAACCTTCAGCACCCGCTTTACCGAGCTGGTCGGCATGTCTCCCAGTGCCTACCGGCTTCAGGTCGCGGGGGGCACGGCGGGGTTGCCTGCCTGCGTGGAGAAACAGGTGACGCGGCCAATCAGGAATAAAACAGACCAGGAATAA
- a CDS encoding M24 family metallopeptidase, with protein sequence MTTPPERLQPLEITQQEHRERRARLSALLQARGLDAICVFGPTRVAYLSGFHFAATERPIALVITAQETSAALLPRLEELHFQQQSPEITDLELYAEYPGGGEGRHPMTVLRGLLARLGLLGKRLAADVDGYEHRWGYRGPPLSEALGQPVLADVALVDDLRMIKSAAEIELMRVACEWGDHAHRIMQDAIHIGADELLVSHGASLQATREMLQALGERYVPKSREGLPANAMFIRGANTAFPHGLHRQGSVQAGDVLVTGAYGTVGGYESELERTMHVGDPTPDFERYFAAMMAAQQKGFDALRPGRTCAEVETEVRAFIRDDLGLDQLVRHHTGHAFGMEGHEHPFLDLDDHTVIQPGMVFSIEPGLYVPGLAGFRHSDTLLVTETGSQLLSLYPRELAALCLPG encoded by the coding sequence ATGACCACACCGCCGGAACGTCTTCAACCTCTGGAAATCACTCAGCAGGAGCACCGCGAGCGCCGCGCCCGGTTGAGTGCGCTGCTTCAGGCACGCGGGCTGGACGCCATCTGCGTGTTTGGCCCGACGCGGGTGGCGTACCTCAGCGGCTTTCATTTTGCGGCCACCGAGCGTCCTATCGCGCTTGTCATCACCGCGCAGGAAACCTCGGCGGCGCTGTTACCCAGGCTGGAGGAACTGCATTTTCAGCAGCAGTCGCCCGAAATCACCGATCTGGAACTGTACGCCGAGTATCCCGGCGGCGGCGAGGGACGCCACCCGATGACCGTGCTGCGCGGTCTGCTGGCACGGCTGGGGCTGCTGGGCAAACGTCTGGCTGCCGATGTGGACGGGTACGAGCACCGCTGGGGATACCGTGGCCCACCGCTCAGCGAGGCGCTCGGTCAACCCGTGCTGGCCGACGTGGCGCTCGTCGACGATCTGCGGATGATCAAGAGTGCCGCCGAAATCGAATTGATGCGGGTGGCCTGCGAGTGGGGCGATCATGCCCACCGCATCATGCAGGACGCCATTCATATCGGCGCAGATGAACTGCTGGTGTCGCACGGAGCCAGCCTTCAGGCCACCCGCGAGATGCTTCAGGCGCTGGGCGAGCGCTACGTGCCCAAGAGCCGCGAGGGTCTGCCCGCCAACGCCATGTTCATTCGCGGGGCCAACACCGCGTTTCCGCACGGCCTTCACCGGCAGGGCAGCGTGCAGGCCGGAGACGTGCTGGTGACGGGGGCGTACGGAACGGTGGGCGGCTATGAATCCGAACTGGAACGCACCATGCACGTGGGCGACCCGACGCCCGACTTCGAACGGTACTTTGCCGCCATGATGGCCGCCCAGCAGAAGGGGTTCGACGCGCTCAGGCCGGGGCGCACGTGTGCCGAAGTCGAAACGGAGGTTCGGGCATTCATCCGCGACGATCTCGGCCTGGATCAACTGGTACGCCACCACACCGGGCACGCCTTTGGAATGGAAGGCCACGAGCATCCGTTTCTCGATCTCGACGACCATACGGTGATTCAGCCGGGCATGGTCTTCTCTATCGAACCCGGCCTGTACGTGCCGGGATTGGCGGGCTTCCGGCACTCCGATACGTTGCTGGTGACGGAAACGGGCAGCCAGCTTCTGAGCCTGTATCCCAGGGAACTGGCGGCGCTGTGCCTGCCCGGCTGA
- a CDS encoding IclR family transcriptional regulator yields MSENVQSVERALDIINTIVAANGSLSVAELSLAMGLAPSTIHRILQTLTVKNYVFQDPQTKRYDIGPEIVDISSSLYLRYDLVRRVRPYLQTLVELTGETAHVAQLNGATAMYISQVEPLSMVRMFTTPGSVAPLHCSDVGKVFLADLPAARIDEIVRKTGLPARTPRTITDAERLGQELQQVRHQGFALDDEEREVGVRCLSAGILNGAGKVIAALGVAGPTSRLTAERVPEISASVTALALRVATELIYQPAHQDIIAEQV; encoded by the coding sequence ATGAGCGAAAACGTCCAAAGCGTGGAACGCGCCCTCGATATCATCAACACCATCGTGGCGGCCAACGGGTCACTCAGCGTCGCGGAACTGTCGTTGGCGATGGGACTGGCCCCCAGCACCATCCACCGCATCCTGCAAACCCTGACGGTCAAGAACTACGTGTTTCAGGATCCTCAGACCAAGCGCTACGACATCGGCCCGGAGATCGTGGATATCAGCAGTTCGCTGTACCTGCGCTACGACCTGGTGCGGCGGGTGCGCCCATACCTGCAAACCCTGGTCGAACTGACCGGCGAGACGGCGCATGTGGCGCAGCTCAACGGCGCAACCGCCATGTATATCAGTCAGGTCGAGCCGCTCAGCATGGTCCGGATGTTCACCACACCCGGCAGCGTTGCGCCGCTGCACTGTAGCGACGTGGGCAAGGTCTTTCTGGCCGATCTTCCGGCAGCGCGGATCGATGAGATCGTGCGGAAGACCGGCCTGCCCGCCCGCACACCGCGCACCATCACCGACGCCGAGCGGCTCGGGCAGGAACTTCAGCAGGTTCGCCACCAGGGGTTTGCTCTCGACGACGAAGAGCGCGAAGTGGGCGTGCGCTGCCTCTCGGCGGGCATTCTGAACGGGGCGGGCAAGGTGATTGCCGCGCTGGGTGTGGCCGGCCCGACCAGTCGCCTGACCGCCGAGCGGGTGCCGGAAATCAGTGCGTCGGTCACGGCACTGGCGCTGCGGGTCGCCACCGAACTGATCTATCAGCCAGCACATCAGGACATCATTGCCGAGCAGGTCTAG
- a CDS encoding peptide ABC transporter substrate-binding protein, protein MRRQLKKGSQHIHSTGQKITFTLLSAAILLGGMSQAQQRGGTLTVGLGYDIDTLNVYSTGYLGDVQAAVVEGLLAPDSRARYVPVLATRVPTVANGGIKIAPDNKSMVVTYKLRPGVKWSDGQPFTSADVKFTWDAVKDPKFIAESKDGSDDISSIDTPDPLTVVVNYKRVAPDFASTLFTFGIFPKHTLEGKDLNTDNYNVMPLGTGPFKVTEFKRGQYVILDRNPYYWRKDKAGVQLPYLDKMIFKIIPDSNTMVTQLRSGEVQLAYGVPYSQVPNLANQPGLNIVKNSVLSWQHLDFNLKGPAALQDVNVRKAFAYAINKSTISKALGGYPTPIDTVVVPVFSYSNKLVPTYPYNLNKAKALLDAAGYVPGPDGIRAKNGQKLSFRIMVQAGRSTDEDAEQVIIASLKAIGVELKPDNKSGVAFRDARYKGGYDLFYSGWITAADPTYSVFFGTKGVNNGQGYSNPKVDALLSTAESTLDASARGNALRQFQTLLMTDLPTIPITTNPSMIAVTDKLGGFVPNPTNMTNFVNTSGWYLK, encoded by the coding sequence ATGAGGCGTCAGTTGAAGAAAGGTTCGCAGCATATCCATTCCACAGGACAGAAGATTACCTTCACCCTCCTCAGCGCCGCGATTCTGCTAGGCGGAATGTCGCAGGCGCAGCAGCGAGGCGGCACCCTGACCGTCGGGCTGGGGTACGACATCGATACGCTGAACGTGTATTCCACCGGATATCTGGGCGACGTTCAGGCAGCGGTGGTCGAGGGCCTGCTGGCTCCAGACTCGCGGGCACGTTATGTGCCGGTGCTGGCGACCCGCGTGCCCACCGTCGCCAACGGCGGCATCAAGATCGCGCCCGACAACAAGAGCATGGTGGTGACGTACAAGCTGCGTCCAGGCGTGAAGTGGTCGGACGGTCAGCCATTCACCTCTGCCGACGTGAAATTCACCTGGGACGCCGTCAAAGACCCCAAGTTCATCGCCGAGTCCAAGGACGGCTCCGATGACATCTCTTCGATTGACACGCCCGACCCCCTGACGGTGGTGGTCAATTACAAGCGCGTGGCCCCCGATTTCGCCAGCACGCTGTTTACCTTCGGCATCTTCCCGAAGCACACGCTGGAAGGCAAGGACCTGAACACCGACAACTACAACGTGATGCCGCTGGGCACCGGGCCGTTCAAGGTGACGGAATTCAAGCGCGGTCAGTACGTGATTCTCGACCGCAATCCGTACTACTGGCGCAAAGACAAGGCGGGCGTTCAGCTTCCATACCTCGACAAGATGATCTTCAAGATCATTCCGGACAGCAACACCATGGTGACGCAGCTCCGCTCGGGCGAAGTGCAGCTTGCCTACGGCGTGCCGTACTCGCAGGTGCCGAACCTCGCCAACCAGCCGGGCCTGAACATCGTCAAGAACTCGGTGCTGTCGTGGCAGCATCTCGATTTCAACCTGAAGGGGCCAGCCGCCCTCCAGGACGTCAACGTTCGCAAGGCTTTCGCCTACGCCATCAACAAGAGCACCATTTCCAAGGCGCTCGGCGGCTACCCGACACCCATCGATACGGTGGTGGTGCCGGTGTTCTCGTACAGCAACAAGCTGGTGCCGACCTACCCGTATAACCTGAACAAGGCCAAAGCGCTGCTCGACGCCGCCGGATACGTGCCCGGCCCGGACGGCATTCGCGCCAAGAACGGCCAGAAGCTCAGCTTCCGCATCATGGTGCAGGCAGGGCGCTCGACCGACGAAGACGCCGAGCAGGTCATCATCGCGTCGCTGAAGGCCATCGGCGTGGAACTCAAACCCGACAACAAGTCGGGCGTGGCTTTCCGCGACGCACGCTACAAGGGCGGCTACGATCTGTTCTACAGCGGCTGGATCACCGCCGCCGATCCCACCTACAGCGTGTTCTTCGGCACCAAGGGTGTGAATAACGGTCAGGGCTACTCGAATCCCAAGGTCGATGCGCTGCTCAGTACCGCCGAGAGCACGCTGGACGCCAGCGCACGCGGCAATGCCCTGCGCCAGTTCCAGACCCTGCTGATGACCGACCTGCCCACCATTCCGATCACCACCAATCCCTCGATGATCGCTGTGACCGACAAACTGGGCGGCTTCGTGCCTAACCCGACCAACATGACGAATTTCGTGAACACCAGTGGCTGGTATCTGAAATAA
- a CDS encoding ABC transporter permease — protein MSFSYLVKRLLGMLPLLLGVSLILFGVLHLAPGGPLDVYADNPSVTTEALEQMKRAFGLDKPLPVQYVSWVSAFFQGEWGFSIRTAQPVVQEVLDRVPATLMLGGTAFVLALLIAIPLGVLSATRRYSGVDYFITLLSFLGISMPVFWLALMLQLVFAVQWHVLPSAGMQTIGDGSFLDLARHLVLPAFILAFASVAGWSRYMRASMVEVLGQDYVRTARAKGVPDRRVTYGHAFRNALIPVVTVVALDLASILSGAVITETIFAWPGLGRLFIDSMNGRDYPVLMALLMVGSFALIISNLIADLAYAVIDPRIRYD, from the coding sequence GTGAGTTTTTCCTATCTCGTCAAACGACTGCTGGGCATGTTGCCGCTGCTGCTGGGCGTCTCGCTGATTCTGTTCGGCGTGCTGCACCTGGCTCCCGGCGGCCCGCTGGACGTGTACGCCGACAACCCCAGCGTGACGACCGAAGCGCTGGAGCAGATGAAACGCGCCTTCGGGCTGGACAAGCCGCTGCCGGTGCAGTACGTATCGTGGGTTTCGGCGTTCTTTCAGGGCGAGTGGGGCTTCAGCATCCGCACCGCGCAGCCGGTGGTGCAGGAAGTGCTCGACCGCGTTCCCGCCACGCTGATGCTCGGCGGCACCGCCTTCGTGCTGGCGCTGCTCATTGCCATTCCGCTGGGTGTACTGAGTGCAACCCGGCGATACAGCGGCGTCGATTACTTCATCACGCTGCTGTCGTTTCTGGGCATCAGCATGCCGGTGTTCTGGCTGGCCCTGATGCTGCAACTAGTCTTCGCGGTGCAGTGGCACGTGTTGCCCTCGGCGGGCATGCAGACCATCGGCGACGGCTCGTTTCTCGATCTGGCGCGGCATCTGGTGTTGCCCGCCTTCATCCTGGCGTTCGCGTCGGTGGCGGGCTGGAGCCGCTATATGCGGGCGAGCATGGTCGAGGTGCTGGGGCAGGACTACGTGCGAACCGCCCGCGCCAAGGGTGTGCCAGACCGCCGCGTGACTTACGGGCACGCCTTTCGCAACGCCCTGATTCCGGTGGTGACGGTGGTGGCGCTCGATCTGGCCTCGATTCTGTCGGGCGCAGTCATCACGGAAACCATTTTCGCGTGGCCGGGGCTGGGGCGGCTGTTCATCGACTCTATGAACGGGCGCGATTACCCGGTGCTGATGGCCCTGCTGATGGTCGGCTCCTTCGCCCTGATCATCAGCAACCTGATTGCCGATCTGGCCTACGCGGTGATCGACCCGAGGATTCGCTATGACTGA
- the opp4C gene encoding oligopeptide ABC transporter permease, which yields MTDLPLTAAPRLRKRPEGFWPLLIRRFTRHKLAMIGLSVLLILTILAVAAPHIAPYGFDEQDVSIIGQPQPPSRLHLMGTDQLGRDAFTRVLFGARISLAVGLFSALLATSLGTLVGALAGYYRGWIDNVLMRFTDVVLCIPLLPLIILLSGMLRPSVPLLVGIIGVLGWMGTARLVRGQFLSLREREYVEASRALGGNDNRIMFRHILPNALGPIIVSTTLSVGSAIMLESALSFLGLGVQPPTPTWGNLLNYASQWLSNAPWLALFPGLMILITVLSVNFLGDGLRDAFDPRS from the coding sequence ATGACTGACCTTCCTCTGACCGCCGCACCCCGACTCCGCAAACGTCCGGAGGGCTTCTGGCCGCTGCTGATCCGGCGATTTACCCGCCACAAGCTCGCCATGATCGGCCTGAGCGTGCTGCTGATTCTGACGATTCTGGCAGTCGCCGCGCCGCACATCGCGCCCTACGGCTTCGACGAACAGGATGTGAGCATCATCGGGCAACCGCAGCCGCCCAGCCGCCTGCACCTGATGGGCACCGACCAGCTTGGCCGCGACGCCTTCACGCGGGTGCTGTTCGGCGCACGCATCTCGCTGGCAGTCGGGCTGTTCAGTGCGCTGCTCGCCACCAGCCTGGGCACGCTGGTCGGGGCGCTGGCGGGCTATTACCGGGGCTGGATCGACAACGTGCTGATGCGCTTCACCGACGTGGTGCTGTGCATTCCGCTGCTGCCGCTCATCATTCTGCTGTCGGGGATGCTGCGCCCGAGCGTACCGCTGCTGGTGGGCATCATCGGCGTGCTGGGCTGGATGGGTACGGCGCGGCTGGTGCGTGGACAGTTCCTGAGCCTGCGCGAGCGCGAATACGTGGAAGCGTCGCGGGCGCTGGGTGGCAACGACAACCGCATCATGTTCCGCCACATCCTGCCCAACGCGCTCGGCCCGATCATCGTGTCCACCACGCTCTCGGTGGGCAGCGCGATCATGCTGGAAAGTGCGCTGTCGTTCCTGGGACTGGGCGTACAGCCGCCGACCCCCACCTGGGGCAATCTGCTGAACTACGCGAGCCAGTGGCTCTCGAACGCCCCCTGGCTGGCCCTCTTTCCCGGCCTGATGATCCTGATTACGGTGCTGTCGGTCAACTTTCTGGGCGACGGTCTGCGCGACGCCTTCGATCCGCGCTCATAA
- a CDS encoding ketopantoate reductase family protein: MKITILGAGAIGGLAGAYMAQAGHDVTLVDRWAEHIDAIKAHGITVDGVRGDLHFDVKALHPHELVQQGGPLEAVLIATKSQHTLEALESVLPLFGPDTFVVSYQNGFNEYDIAARLTAAGLGGVERVIGSIPNYGGALVDPGHLEFVHEGPIQLGEMTGERSPRLLELASMLSALTEVQLSDNIWGQIWAKEVYSAQVVFSALVDARVQETLGVERYARIAGAVVREALEIAEANGITVEAFDFFDPANYKPQTPQDTQKLIDNINHAVWLLKKDQKPDAHQFRKKGSGIWWDIVYRNRPSEVRSSNGKLIDYGAKVGADTRLNAKLCEMIYEIESGQRPLGFQNYDELEAYVVSLGKALP; the protein is encoded by the coding sequence GTGAAAATTACGATTCTCGGAGCGGGGGCCATCGGTGGCCTCGCGGGGGCCTACATGGCTCAGGCAGGCCACGACGTGACGCTGGTTGACCGCTGGGCCGAACATATCGACGCCATCAAGGCACACGGCATCACGGTAGACGGTGTGCGCGGCGACCTGCATTTCGACGTGAAGGCGCTGCATCCGCATGAACTCGTCCAGCAGGGCGGGCCGCTCGAAGCGGTGCTGATCGCCACCAAGAGCCAGCACACGCTGGAAGCGCTGGAAAGCGTGCTGCCGCTGTTCGGCCCCGACACCTTCGTGGTGTCGTACCAGAACGGGTTCAACGAGTACGATATCGCGGCGCGGCTCACGGCAGCGGGGCTGGGCGGCGTCGAACGCGTGATCGGGTCGATTCCTAACTACGGCGGCGCACTTGTTGACCCAGGCCACCTGGAATTTGTACACGAAGGGCCGATTCAGCTCGGCGAGATGACCGGCGAGCGCAGCCCACGCCTGCTGGAACTGGCGAGCATGCTCTCGGCCCTGACCGAAGTGCAGCTGTCCGACAACATCTGGGGGCAGATCTGGGCGAAAGAGGTTTATAGCGCCCAGGTGGTGTTCAGCGCCCTGGTGGATGCGCGGGTGCAGGAAACACTGGGTGTCGAACGCTATGCCCGCATCGCCGGAGCGGTGGTGCGCGAGGCGCTGGAGATCGCGGAGGCCAACGGCATCACCGTGGAGGCGTTTGACTTCTTCGATCCGGCCAACTACAAGCCGCAGACCCCGCAGGACACCCAGAAGCTGATCGACAACATCAATCACGCGGTCTGGCTGCTGAAGAAAGACCAGAAGCCCGACGCGCACCAGTTCCGGAAGAAGGGCAGCGGCATCTGGTGGGACATCGTGTACCGCAACAGGCCATCGGAAGTGCGTTCCTCGAACGGCAAGCTGATCGATTACGGGGCAAAAGTGGGCGCAGATACCCGCCTGAATGCCAAACTTTGCGAGATGATCTACGAGATCGAGAGCGGGCAACGACCGCTGGGCTTTCAGAACTACGATGAGCTAGAAGCCTACGTCGTTTCGCTCGGCAAGGCGCTGCCATGA
- a CDS encoding Gfo/Idh/MocA family protein — MTGAPAKRLGVGVIGAHAWAEKAHLPGYHAYDRADLVAICDTVPERAQAMADMFGIRKVYTDAADLIADPEVQMVDVCTPTDTHLPLSLAAIAAGKHVISEKPLAHSTEDAFHAAHAAEQMGVRTKLGFTFRYSPAIRQIKRWIDDGTLGEIFHVHGLEQNSQFLDPLYPLRQVPAGRAFDQMIPSSIVGYGSHLLDLVRWCAGEYKSVIGSLHNYVPERLVRGYEGMQRIKVDDGTVALAEFASGAQGILQTSYIAIGNYPGVELRVYGSKGAAVARLVEENGIAETLHFATPDAVEFRKIELPESAYPPGTTLHTPWPELYYRNLIRHWVDEILDDAPGECTFYDGAKSQEVVNAIVTSHEERRWVDLPPVEVSAP, encoded by the coding sequence ATGACCGGCGCACCCGCAAAACGGCTGGGCGTCGGGGTGATCGGAGCGCACGCCTGGGCCGAGAAAGCGCACCTGCCCGGCTACCACGCCTACGACCGCGCCGATCTGGTCGCCATCTGTGACACCGTGCCAGAGCGGGCGCAGGCGATGGCCGACATGTTCGGTATTCGCAAGGTGTACACCGACGCAGCCGACCTGATTGCCGACCCGGAAGTGCAGATGGTGGATGTGTGCACGCCCACCGATACCCATCTGCCGCTGAGTCTGGCGGCCATCGCGGCGGGCAAGCACGTCATCTCGGAAAAGCCGCTGGCACACAGCACCGAAGACGCCTTCCATGCGGCCCACGCCGCCGAACAGATGGGCGTGCGCACCAAGCTGGGCTTCACCTTCCGCTACTCGCCCGCCATCCGCCAGATCAAACGCTGGATCGACGACGGCACGCTGGGCGAGATCTTTCATGTGCATGGCCTGGAGCAGAACTCGCAGTTTCTCGACCCGCTGTATCCGCTGCGACAGGTTCCGGCAGGCCGGGCGTTCGATCAGATGATTCCGTCGTCGATTGTCGGATACGGCTCGCATCTGCTCGACCTGGTGCGCTGGTGCGCCGGAGAATACAAAAGCGTGATCGGCAGCCTGCACAACTACGTGCCCGAGCGACTGGTGCGCGGCTACGAGGGCATGCAGCGCATCAAGGTAGACGACGGCACGGTGGCGCTCGCCGAATTTGCCAGCGGCGCACAGGGCATTCTTCAGACCTCGTATATCGCCATCGGCAACTATCCGGGCGTCGAACTGCGGGTGTACGGCAGCAAGGGGGCGGCAGTGGCGCGGCTGGTCGAGGAAAACGGCATTGCCGAGACGCTGCATTTCGCCACGCCCGACGCGGTGGAATTCCGCAAGATCGAGCTGCCGGAAAGCGCATATCCGCCCGGAACCACGCTGCACACGCCCTGGCCCGAGCTGTACTACCGCAACCTGATCCGCCACTGGGTCGATGAGATTCTGGACGACGCGCCCGGCGAATGCACCTTCTACGACGGCGCGAAGAGTCAGGAAGTGGTGAACGCCATCGTGACGTCTCACGAGGAGCGCCGCTGGGTCGATCTGCCCCCCGTAGAGGTCAGCGCTCCGTGA
- a CDS encoding DUF885 family protein — MSLEHAALVEQYLQWHAWNRPVDATFMGLPGHDHRLPPVGTEAEEREQAALREMQAALDALPEPDAAAVRQDAWLLRSQLRVNLEESRVRPRQDSPAWYSGEAAFAVISLLLPSPQPRSTEDLRRRLEDIPAFLAAGTKRLAGRNLPADWVERAVREAHALSRLLTDGLPQHPLWSSELAKAARAASQAALAYADSLHPGDADPASGAEYLAFLMREAHALPYSPTEAEALAEAAFYRLLHDLEEQAHQLDPQRSWREQLAALEELHPELDDVQATYEAWNQRALSAARGLVTPAKEYGLSFQWLPEWARAVAGDLYFLFYRSPAALHPGAGSVYWVFPPGSDTHSYLRGQNTAFIKLVHAVHHGSVGHHTQNARARNAASTLARFGGTDCAAGIAFLSAGTLVEGWACYAEDLLLESPGFYTPQERLLLTQFELRNAACCLADIRLHTGVWSLEQMRAFYRDEVGFAPARIWAETTRNSLYPATRLMYWLGTQAIRELRAELPLPTQDFHDRVLSYGSTPIYWIAAEMRRALQPHS; from the coding sequence GTGAGTCTCGAACACGCTGCGCTGGTCGAACAGTACCTTCAGTGGCACGCCTGGAACCGCCCGGTCGATGCGACGTTCATGGGGCTGCCGGGCCACGATCATCGCCTGCCCCCGGTGGGCACGGAGGCCGAGGAGCGCGAGCAGGCAGCGCTGCGCGAGATGCAGGCGGCACTGGACGCCCTGCCGGAACCCGACGCCGCTGCTGTGCGGCAGGATGCATGGCTGCTGCGCTCGCAACTGCGGGTGAATCTGGAAGAGTCGCGGGTGCGCCCCCGCCAGGACAGTCCGGCGTGGTACAGCGGCGAGGCGGCGTTCGCGGTCATCAGTCTGCTGCTGCCCAGCCCGCAGCCCAGAAGCACCGAAGACCTGCGGCGGCGACTGGAAGACATTCCGGCGTTCCTGGCTGCCGGAACGAAGCGGCTGGCAGGACGCAACCTGCCCGCCGACTGGGTGGAACGTGCTGTGCGCGAGGCCCACGCGCTTTCAAGGCTGCTGACGGACGGGCTTCCGCAGCATCCGCTGTGGTCGTCCGAACTGGCAAAGGCAGCCCGAGCAGCTTCGCAGGCGGCACTCGCCTACGCCGACTCGCTGCACCCCGGCGACGCCGACCCCGCCAGCGGCGCAGAGTATCTGGCCTTCCTGATGCGCGAGGCTCACGCCCTGCCGTATTCGCCCACCGAGGCCGAGGCGCTGGCAGAAGCCGCCTTTTACCGCCTGCTGCACGACCTGGAAGAGCAGGCACACCAGCTCGATCCACAGCGAAGCTGGCGCGAACAGCTCGCCGCGCTGGAAGAACTGCATCCTGAACTGGACGACGTGCAGGCCACCTACGAAGCGTGGAATCAGCGGGCGCTGAGCGCGGCTCGAGGGCTGGTCACACCCGCCAAAGAGTACGGCCTGTCGTTTCAGTGGCTGCCGGAATGGGCCAGAGCCGTCGCGGGCGACCTGTATTTCCTGTTCTACCGCTCGCCCGCCGCACTGCATCCGGGTGCGGGCAGCGTGTACTGGGTTTTTCCGCCCGGCAGCGACACCCACAGCTATCTGCGTGGGCAGAACACCGCCTTTATCAAGCTCGTTCACGCGGTACACCACGGCAGCGTCGGCCACCACACTCAGAACGCCCGCGCCCGAAACGCCGCGTCCACGCTGGCCCGCTTCGGCGGCACCGACTGCGCCGCTGGCATCGCCTTTCTGAGTGCGGGCACGCTGGTCGAGGGCTGGGCCTGCTACGCCGAAGACCTGCTGCTGGAAAGTCCCGGCTTCTACACCCCGCAGGAACGCCTGCTCCTGACACAGTTCGAGCTCCGCAACGCGGCCTGCTGCCTGGCCGACATCCGGCTGCACACCGGGGTCTGGTCGCTGGAACAGATGCGGGCCTTTTACCGTGACGAGGTGGGCTTCGCGCCCGCCCGCATCTGGGCCGAGACGACCCGCAACAGCCTGTATCCGGCCACGCGGCTGATGTACTGGCTGGGTACGCAGGCCATCCGCGAACTGCGGGCCGAGCTGCCGCTGCCCACTCAGGACTTTCACGACCGGGTGTTGTCTTATGGCAGTACACCGATTTACTGGATTGCCGCAGAGATGCGCCGCGCCCTACAACCCCATTCATAA